Proteins encoded within one genomic window of Streptomyces kaniharaensis:
- a CDS encoding SDR family oxidoreductase, with translation MTPPVRRRTVHSGGLPLAVFEQGDPGAPTVLLVHGYPDTHAVWDDVAADLARDHHVVRYDVRGAGESGVPATRDGYRLEQLADDLFAVADAVSPDRPVHVVAHDWGSIQSWEAVTTPGAEGRLASYTTMSGPCLDHIGYWLRHRMRRPTPRHLGQLLHQGLHSWYITAFHLPYLAPAVWRLGLARAWPRMLRRLEHVTPRPDHPQPGLRRDAVRGIELYRANFRPVLGSPRERPTVVPVQLITLTRDRYVGTHLSEGLERWVPDLTRRTLRAGHWSALLEKGSTVAGMVREFTTKIEAGNSEPAGRDGRLVVITGGGSGIGRATALAFAEDGARVVVCDLDLAAAERTAELASLIGPQAHAYRVDVADGAAVDAFAQTVAAEHGVPDVVVNNAGIGHSGTFLQTTEKEWQRVLDVNLWGVIHGCRAFGALMTDRDEGGHIVNIASAAAYLPSKALTAYATSKAAVFMLSDCLRAELAGHGIGVSTICPGIVNTNITRTSTFSATTTAQQAAKQARAAKLYARRGFPPEKVATAILHAVRTNKPIVPVTPEAKTARFLSRLSPALLRLAARLNVT, from the coding sequence ATGACGCCCCCCGTCCGCCGCCGGACCGTCCACTCCGGCGGGCTGCCGCTCGCCGTCTTCGAGCAGGGCGACCCGGGCGCCCCCACCGTCCTCCTCGTGCACGGCTACCCGGACACCCACGCCGTCTGGGACGACGTCGCCGCAGACCTCGCCCGCGACCACCACGTGGTCCGCTACGACGTCCGCGGCGCCGGCGAGTCGGGCGTCCCCGCCACCCGGGACGGCTACCGGCTGGAGCAGCTCGCCGACGACCTGTTCGCGGTCGCCGACGCCGTCAGCCCGGACCGTCCGGTGCATGTCGTCGCCCACGACTGGGGCTCGATCCAGTCCTGGGAGGCCGTCACCACGCCCGGCGCCGAGGGCCGGCTCGCCTCCTACACCACCATGTCCGGGCCCTGCCTCGACCACATCGGGTACTGGCTGCGCCACCGGATGCGCCGCCCCACCCCGCGTCACCTCGGGCAGCTGCTCCACCAGGGCCTGCACTCCTGGTACATCACGGCCTTCCACCTGCCCTACCTTGCCCCCGCCGTCTGGCGGCTCGGCCTCGCCCGCGCCTGGCCGCGGATGCTGCGCCGCCTGGAGCACGTCACCCCGCGGCCCGACCACCCGCAGCCCGGTCTGCGCCGGGACGCCGTCCGGGGCATCGAGCTGTACCGGGCCAACTTCCGCCCCGTGCTGGGCAGTCCGCGTGAGCGGCCGACCGTGGTGCCGGTCCAGCTGATCACCCTCACCCGGGACCGCTACGTCGGCACCCACCTCTCCGAGGGCCTGGAGCGCTGGGTGCCCGATCTCACCCGACGGACGCTGCGGGCCGGCCACTGGTCGGCGCTGCTGGAGAAGGGAAGCACCGTGGCCGGGATGGTCCGCGAGTTCACCACGAAGATCGAAGCAGGAAACTCCGAACCCGCCGGGCGTGACGGCCGGTTGGTCGTCATCACCGGTGGCGGCAGCGGCATCGGCCGGGCCACCGCGCTCGCCTTCGCCGAGGATGGCGCCCGGGTGGTGGTGTGCGACCTCGACCTCGCCGCCGCCGAGCGCACCGCCGAACTCGCCTCCCTGATCGGTCCGCAGGCCCACGCCTACCGGGTCGACGTCGCCGACGGCGCGGCGGTGGACGCCTTCGCGCAGACCGTCGCCGCCGAGCACGGCGTGCCCGACGTGGTGGTCAACAACGCGGGCATCGGCCACTCCGGCACGTTCCTGCAGACCACCGAGAAGGAGTGGCAGCGCGTCCTGGACGTCAACCTGTGGGGCGTGATCCACGGCTGCCGCGCCTTCGGCGCGCTGATGACCGACCGCGACGAGGGCGGGCACATCGTCAACATCGCCTCCGCCGCCGCCTACCTGCCGTCCAAGGCGCTCACCGCCTACGCCACCAGCAAGGCCGCGGTGTTCATGCTCTCCGACTGCCTGCGCGCCGAACTCGCCGGACACGGCATCGGTGTTTCCACCATCTGCCCGGGCATCGTCAACACCAACATCACCCGCACGTCCACCTTCTCCGCGACCACCACCGCCCAGCAGGCCGCCAAGCAGGCCCGCGCCGCCAAGCTCTACGCCCGCCGCGGCTTCCCCCCGGAGAAGGTCGCCACCGCCATCCTCCACGCCGTCCGCACCAACAAGCCCATCGTCCCCGTCACCCCCGAGGCCAAGACCGCCCGCTTCCTCAGCCGCCTCAGCCCCGCCCTCCTGCGCCTGGCCGCTCGGTTGAACGTGACGTGA
- a CDS encoding M24 family metallopeptidase yields MAKAIPSFPFGEHDLARFRETQQLAYDCAEEVAAWIEPGVTERQATAELRRRLVAAGVQDFFHVPFAWFGDRTAFRHFRTPLQFFAGNRRLEEGMPYVLDCAPVVDGYTADIGYGGKVGENPVWERLAADLKVYRELILAEVRARRPLDEVYAAVDAQIAEHGYDNRHRVYPGRVIGHQVTRTTARGPAGVTLFGFGVRTLQTLGRELVSERLHGRSPLWADGRSSRHAPTPGLWAVEPHIAFRGVGIKFEELLVVTGDDAYWLDDDLPHVRRWTATATATATATATATATAPVTAEPAAIKDEPTAEPTATKELTR; encoded by the coding sequence TTGGCGAAAGCGATCCCGTCCTTCCCCTTCGGCGAGCACGACCTCGCCCGCTTCCGCGAGACCCAGCAGCTCGCCTACGACTGCGCCGAGGAGGTCGCCGCCTGGATCGAGCCGGGCGTCACCGAACGGCAGGCCACCGCCGAGCTGCGCCGCCGCCTGGTCGCCGCCGGGGTGCAGGACTTCTTCCACGTCCCGTTCGCCTGGTTCGGCGACCGGACGGCCTTCCGGCACTTCCGCACCCCGCTCCAGTTCTTCGCCGGCAACCGCCGTCTGGAGGAGGGCATGCCGTACGTCCTCGACTGCGCACCCGTCGTGGACGGTTACACCGCCGACATCGGCTACGGCGGGAAGGTCGGCGAGAACCCGGTCTGGGAGCGCCTCGCCGCCGACCTCAAGGTGTACCGGGAGCTGATCCTCGCGGAGGTGCGCGCCCGCCGCCCGCTGGACGAGGTGTACGCGGCCGTGGACGCGCAGATCGCGGAGCACGGCTACGACAACCGCCACCGCGTCTACCCGGGTCGGGTGATCGGCCACCAGGTCACCCGTACCACCGCCCGCGGTCCGGCCGGGGTCACCCTGTTCGGCTTCGGCGTGCGCACCCTGCAGACCCTCGGCCGTGAGCTCGTCTCCGAGCGCCTGCACGGCCGTTCGCCGCTGTGGGCGGACGGCCGCTCGTCCCGGCACGCGCCCACCCCGGGCCTGTGGGCGGTCGAGCCGCACATCGCGTTCCGGGGTGTCGGCATCAAGTTCGAGGAGCTCCTGGTGGTCACCGGGGACGACGCCTACTGGCTCGACGACGACCTGCCGCACGTCCGACGCTGGACTGCGACTGCGACTGCGACTGCGACTGCGACTGCGACTGCGACTGCGACTGCGCCTGTGACCGCCGAGCCGGCTGCGATCAAGGACGAGCCGACCGCCGAGCCGACCGCCACCAAGGAGCTGACCCGATGA
- a CDS encoding PucR family transcriptional regulator: MRVRDLLAPGAPRLRLLAAEDELDRQVSGVMTTDLHDPGRYLHGGELVLTGMLWRTGPADSERFVRTIAAGGAVALAAGEAEVGPVPEDLVEACRRHRMPLLAVPDDIAFGTVAEFIGRQVSADRAADLAALVDRHRLLVSAAGGGGLDAVLDLLGGDLDLDCWVLTPTGAVIAGPAERLPAEDRDQLVRAHLAAQRQRRRPPHRARLAAGSYSLLPAPASAEHEAPLADWVLAVAGDVTEWTTKRQQLADNLARLVAAERHRRDEGRRLRRRLADEVLTLLQRDADPAEISRTLYASSAMAARYESPDARPPAPDGSWLVLSAEGTGLPEGAVRAVLEEALGGTTDRALIAGAGTGAVVVMPAMASAVPADSLRELLAPLEAGLGPEGRITLGVSAPASEAGGLRGALEEARHARRIAAARVGRVCVAGPEELASHVLLLAAVPDEVRRAFRSRLLDKVIGYDIEHQADLVRTLEAFLRSDGSWTRCAAQLHVHVNTLRYRIGRIEELTGRDLSRLEDRVDFYLALELA; encoded by the coding sequence ATGCGTGTCCGTGACCTGCTCGCCCCCGGCGCCCCGCGACTGCGCCTGCTCGCGGCCGAGGACGAGCTGGACCGGCAGGTCAGCGGTGTCATGACCACGGACCTGCACGACCCCGGCCGGTACCTGCACGGCGGCGAGCTGGTGCTCACCGGCATGCTCTGGCGCACCGGCCCGGCCGACTCCGAGCGGTTCGTCCGGACCATCGCGGCCGGCGGCGCGGTCGCCCTGGCGGCCGGCGAGGCCGAGGTCGGCCCGGTCCCCGAGGACCTGGTCGAGGCCTGCCGCCGGCACCGGATGCCCCTGCTCGCGGTGCCCGACGACATCGCCTTCGGCACCGTCGCCGAGTTCATCGGCCGCCAGGTCTCCGCCGACCGCGCCGCCGACCTGGCCGCCCTGGTCGACCGGCACCGGCTGCTGGTCTCCGCGGCCGGCGGCGGCGGGCTGGACGCCGTCCTGGACCTGCTCGGCGGCGACCTCGACCTCGACTGCTGGGTGCTCACCCCCACCGGCGCGGTGATCGCCGGGCCCGCCGAACGGCTCCCCGCCGAGGACCGCGACCAGCTGGTCCGCGCCCACCTCGCCGCCCAGCGCCAGCGCCGCCGCCCCCCGCACCGGGCCCGCCTCGCCGCCGGCTCCTACTCGCTGCTGCCCGCCCCGGCCTCCGCCGAGCACGAGGCGCCGCTCGCCGACTGGGTGCTCGCCGTGGCCGGCGACGTCACCGAGTGGACGACCAAGCGCCAGCAGCTCGCCGACAACCTGGCCCGCCTGGTCGCCGCCGAGCGCCACCGCCGGGACGAGGGCCGCCGGCTGCGCCGCCGCCTCGCCGACGAGGTGCTGACCCTGCTTCAGCGCGACGCCGACCCGGCCGAGATCAGCCGCACCCTGTACGCCTCCTCGGCGATGGCCGCCCGCTACGAGAGCCCCGACGCCAGGCCGCCGGCCCCGGACGGCTCCTGGCTGGTGCTCAGCGCGGAGGGCACCGGCCTGCCGGAGGGCGCGGTGCGGGCCGTCCTGGAGGAGGCCCTCGGCGGCACCACCGACCGCGCCCTGATCGCCGGGGCCGGGACCGGCGCGGTCGTCGTGATGCCCGCGATGGCGAGCGCGGTGCCCGCCGACAGCCTGCGCGAACTGCTCGCCCCGCTGGAGGCCGGGCTCGGCCCGGAGGGCAGGATCACCCTCGGTGTCTCCGCGCCCGCCTCCGAGGCCGGCGGCCTGCGCGGCGCCCTTGAGGAGGCCCGGCACGCCCGCCGGATCGCCGCCGCCCGGGTCGGCCGGGTCTGCGTGGCCGGCCCCGAGGAGCTGGCCTCGCACGTGCTGCTGCTGGCGGCCGTCCCGGACGAGGTGCGCCGGGCGTTCCGCAGCCGCCTGCTGGACAAGGTGATCGGCTACGACATCGAGCACCAGGCGGACCTGGTCCGCACCCTGGAGGCGTTCCTGCGCTCGGACGGCTCGTGGACGCGCTGCGCCGCGCAGCTGCACGTCCACGTCAACACGCTGCGGTACCGGATCGGCCGGATCGAGGAGCTTACCGGCCGTGACCTGTCGCGGCTGGAGGACCGGGTGGACTTCTACCTGGCCCTCGAACTGGCCTGA
- a CDS encoding NCS2 family permease, whose protein sequence is MTRIPTETGTTEDRPTEDDISASAPVERPKGALDAYFKISARGSTLANELRGGLTTFMAMAYIILLNPLILSGADVTGVKLDHAALTTATALAAAVTTILMGVVGNVPLALAAGLSVSGAVSALVVPHTTWPQAMGLCVIYGLLIVLLVVSGLREKIMNGIPLPLKHAITIGIGLFVTVIGLYKAGFVHTGGPTPLSLGPYGELSGWPVLVFCVTLLAIFVLMARNVRGAILIGIAGGTVLAVVVNRLAGVPHDAWRNSVPVWPGSPVSAPDFSLFGNVDLFGAFGGRGMGAISASVAVFTLVLAGFFDAMATIIGVGTEAGLADKQGRMPGLSKALFIDGAGGAVGGLAGASGQTVFVESATGVGDGARTGLASTVTGGLFALMLFLSPLAGIVPVEAASAALVVIGSMMMSQARHIDWSDRDVAIPAFLTCVLMPFTYSITAGVAAGVISYTVLKAGQGKWREPGVLMWVLSAVFVAYFALTPIKSWLGVH, encoded by the coding sequence ATGACCCGGATCCCCACGGAGACCGGCACCACCGAAGACAGACCCACCGAGGACGACATCAGCGCGTCGGCCCCGGTCGAGCGACCGAAGGGCGCGCTGGACGCGTACTTCAAGATCTCGGCCCGGGGTTCGACGCTCGCCAACGAACTGCGCGGTGGTCTCACCACCTTCATGGCGATGGCGTACATCATCCTGCTCAACCCGCTCATCCTGAGCGGCGCGGACGTCACCGGCGTCAAGCTCGACCACGCCGCGCTGACCACCGCCACCGCCCTCGCGGCCGCCGTCACCACCATCCTGATGGGCGTCGTCGGCAACGTCCCGCTCGCCCTCGCGGCCGGCCTCTCGGTGTCCGGCGCGGTCTCCGCCCTCGTCGTACCGCACACCACCTGGCCGCAGGCCATGGGCCTGTGCGTCATCTACGGCCTGCTGATCGTGCTGCTGGTGGTCTCCGGCCTCCGCGAGAAGATCATGAACGGCATCCCGCTGCCGCTCAAGCACGCGATCACCATCGGCATCGGCCTGTTCGTCACCGTCATCGGTCTCTACAAGGCCGGCTTCGTGCACACCGGCGGCCCCACCCCGCTCTCGCTCGGCCCCTACGGCGAGCTGTCCGGCTGGCCCGTGCTGGTCTTCTGCGTCACCCTGCTGGCGATCTTCGTGCTGATGGCGCGCAACGTGCGCGGCGCGATCCTGATCGGCATCGCCGGCGGCACCGTGCTCGCGGTGGTCGTGAACAGGCTCGCCGGCGTACCGCACGACGCCTGGCGCAACTCCGTCCCGGTGTGGCCCGGCAGCCCCGTCTCCGCCCCCGACTTCAGCCTCTTCGGCAACGTCGACCTGTTCGGCGCCTTCGGCGGCAGGGGCATGGGAGCGATCAGCGCGTCGGTCGCCGTGTTCACCCTCGTGCTCGCCGGCTTCTTCGACGCGATGGCCACCATCATCGGCGTCGGCACCGAGGCGGGCCTGGCCGACAAGCAGGGCCGGATGCCCGGCCTGTCCAAGGCGCTGTTCATCGACGGCGCCGGCGGAGCCGTCGGCGGCCTGGCCGGCGCCTCCGGCCAGACGGTCTTCGTCGAGTCCGCGACCGGCGTCGGCGACGGCGCCCGCACCGGCCTCGCCTCCACCGTCACCGGCGGCCTGTTCGCCCTGATGCTGTTCCTCTCGCCGCTCGCCGGCATCGTCCCGGTCGAGGCCGCCTCCGCCGCCCTCGTCGTCATCGGCTCGATGATGATGAGCCAGGCCCGGCACATCGACTGGTCCGACCGCGACGTCGCCATCCCGGCCTTCCTCACCTGCGTGCTGATGCCGTTCACCTACAGCATCACCGCGGGCGTCGCCGCCGGCGTCATCTCGTACACCGTCCTCAAGGCCGGCCAGGGCAAGTGGCGCGAGCCCGGCGTGCTGATGTGGGTCCTCAGCGCGGTCTTCGTGGCGTACTTCGCCCTCACCCCGATCAAGTCCTGGCTCGGCGTGCACTAG
- a CDS encoding (2Fe-2S)-binding protein → MRVTFTANGKPVEADDVWEGESLLYMLRERVGLPGSKNACEQGECGSCTVYLDGVPVCSCLVAAGQVQDREVRTVEGLADENGELGLVQQAFIDAGAVQCGFCTPGLLVQTDALLEHDAQPGDDDIREALSGNLCRCTGYEKIMDAVRLASARKCAGKAASA, encoded by the coding sequence ATGAGGGTCACTTTCACCGCCAACGGGAAGCCCGTCGAGGCGGACGACGTGTGGGAGGGCGAGAGCCTCCTCTACATGCTGCGCGAGCGGGTCGGCCTCCCGGGCTCGAAGAACGCCTGCGAGCAGGGCGAGTGCGGCTCCTGCACGGTCTACCTGGACGGCGTGCCGGTCTGCTCCTGTCTGGTCGCGGCCGGCCAGGTGCAGGACCGCGAGGTGCGCACCGTCGAGGGCCTGGCCGACGAGAACGGCGAACTGGGCCTCGTCCAGCAGGCGTTCATCGACGCCGGCGCCGTCCAGTGCGGCTTCTGCACCCCCGGACTGCTGGTGCAGACCGACGCCCTGCTGGAGCACGACGCCCAGCCGGGCGACGACGACATCCGCGAGGCGCTGTCGGGCAACCTCTGCCGCTGCACGGGCTACGAGAAGATCATGGACGCGGTGCGGCTGGCGTCCGCCCGCAAGTGCGCCGGGAAGGCGGCTTCGGCATGA
- a CDS encoding XdhC family protein, with protein MHDIAQQLQAWHASGRSFAVATVVGVSGSAPRDPGAALAVDAAGEAIGSVSGGCVEGAVYELCQTAIETGEPVLERFGYSDEDAFAVGLTCGGVLDVFVQPVVPGADPGLDAGIACIASGTPVALARIVAGPGGLVGAGVAVTADTHHGALSPALSASPLYTVLERAVVAEARAMLDAGRTGQIVLGLDGRPCDEHEQGTVTCFVESYVPAPRMIVFGAIDFAAAVVRIGRFLGYHVTVCDARPVFATARRFPDADEVVVDWPHRYLDSQLDRIDGRTVLCVLTHDAKFDIPLLERALRLPVGYVGAMGSRRTHRDREARLRDAGLTDAEIARLRSPIGLDLGSRTPEETAVSVAAEIVAHRRGGSCLPLSAGDGPIHHDVTQVAAGDDEAPRPHAA; from the coding sequence ATGCACGACATCGCCCAGCAGTTGCAGGCCTGGCACGCGTCCGGGCGCTCCTTCGCCGTGGCCACCGTCGTCGGCGTCTCCGGCAGCGCTCCGCGCGACCCGGGGGCGGCCCTGGCCGTGGACGCCGCCGGTGAGGCGATCGGCAGCGTCTCCGGCGGCTGCGTCGAGGGCGCGGTCTATGAGCTGTGCCAGACCGCCATCGAGACCGGCGAGCCCGTGCTGGAGCGGTTCGGATACAGCGACGAGGACGCCTTCGCCGTCGGGCTGACCTGCGGCGGCGTCCTCGACGTGTTCGTCCAGCCGGTCGTGCCGGGGGCGGACCCCGGGCTGGACGCCGGCATCGCGTGCATCGCCTCGGGCACCCCGGTGGCGCTCGCCCGGATCGTCGCCGGGCCCGGCGGGCTGGTCGGCGCCGGCGTCGCCGTCACCGCCGACACCCACCACGGGGCTCTCTCGCCCGCGCTGTCCGCGAGCCCCCTCTACACCGTTCTGGAACGCGCCGTCGTCGCCGAGGCGCGGGCCATGCTCGACGCCGGACGCACCGGGCAGATCGTGCTCGGCCTCGACGGACGCCCGTGCGACGAGCACGAGCAGGGCACTGTCACCTGCTTCGTCGAGTCCTACGTCCCCGCGCCGCGGATGATCGTCTTCGGCGCCATCGACTTCGCGGCCGCCGTCGTCCGGATCGGCAGGTTCCTGGGCTACCACGTCACCGTCTGCGACGCCCGGCCCGTCTTCGCCACCGCGCGACGCTTCCCCGACGCCGACGAGGTCGTCGTCGACTGGCCGCACCGCTACCTCGACTCCCAGCTCGACCGCATCGACGGGCGGACCGTGCTCTGCGTCCTCACCCACGACGCCAAGTTCGACATCCCCCTGCTGGAACGCGCCCTGCGACTGCCCGTCGGCTACGTCGGCGCGATGGGCTCGCGCCGCACCCACCGCGACCGCGAGGCCAGGCTGCGCGACGCCGGCCTCACCGACGCCGAGATCGCCCGGCTGCGCTCCCCCATCGGCCTCGACCTCGGCTCCCGCACGCCCGAGGAGACGGCGGTCTCCGTCGCCGCCGAGATCGTCGCCCACCGGCGCGGCGGCAGCTGCCTGCCGCTCAGCGCCGGGGACGGGCCGATCCACCACGACGTGACGCAGGTGGCGGCGGGCGACGACGAGGCGCCGCGGCCGCACGCGGCCTGA
- the pucD gene encoding xanthine dehydrogenase subunit D → MSTRTTHTRTIQGQKNLQNINQASKDGIGGSPLRPDGNLKVKGEFAYSSDMWHEDMLWGMALRSPHPRANILSVDISEALTVPGVYAVLTHKDIPGSKYYGLEIQDQPALAIDKVRYHGEAIALVAADHPETARRAVKKIKVEYEVLTPIVTEEQCLHPETYGYVHEPHEYKSHGHGNICHEQKLVSGLGVTDEVRATADVVVSGDYEVGMQDQAFLGPESGLAVPAEDGGVDLYIATQWLHVDRQQMAPVLDLPEEKVRLTLAGVGGAFGGREDLSMQIHACLLALHTGKPVKIVYSRDESFFGHVHRHPARMHYEHGATRDGKLVYADCRIVLDGGAYASASPAVVGNAASLGHGPYVIPNVRMHAIALYSNNPSCGAMRGFGAVQAAFGYESQMDKLAAALGMDPVELRQLNAMSEGDFMPTGQQIDAPAPVAELLQRAKDMPLPPPLDTEHLDVRQVPGALSNTSHGEGIVRGVGYSVGIKNVGFSEGFDDYSTARVRLEVIGGEPVAMVHTAMAEVGQGGVTVHAQIARTELGVEQVTIHPANTEVGSAGSTSASRQTYMTGGAVKLAAEAVRRALIEKGRRRYGWTHDDITLVGGKVVSESAGTLVPMVDLLGDEAIDLTREHHHRPTQPFDKETGQGFGHVQYTFCANRAVVDVDVELGLVKVVELTAVQDVGKALNPLSVVGQIQGGCTQALGLAVMEEIIIRDGKVRNASFTDYLIPTILDTPPIPVEILELPDPNAPYGLRGVGEAPTVSATPSIVAAIRDATGLALTRIPVRPEHLTTEKPGA, encoded by the coding sequence ATGAGCACCCGCACGACCCATACCCGCACCATCCAGGGCCAGAAGAACCTCCAGAACATCAACCAGGCGTCCAAGGACGGCATCGGCGGCTCCCCGCTGCGCCCTGACGGCAACCTGAAGGTGAAGGGCGAGTTCGCGTACTCGTCCGACATGTGGCACGAGGACATGCTCTGGGGTATGGCGCTGCGCTCGCCGCACCCCCGGGCCAACATCCTCTCGGTGGACATCTCCGAGGCGCTCACGGTGCCCGGCGTCTACGCCGTGCTCACCCACAAGGACATCCCCGGCTCGAAGTACTACGGCCTGGAGATCCAGGACCAGCCGGCGCTGGCCATCGACAAGGTCCGCTACCACGGCGAGGCGATCGCGCTGGTGGCGGCCGACCATCCGGAGACGGCCCGCCGCGCGGTGAAGAAGATCAAGGTCGAGTACGAGGTGCTCACCCCGATCGTCACCGAGGAGCAGTGCCTCCACCCCGAGACGTACGGCTACGTGCACGAGCCGCACGAGTACAAGTCGCACGGCCACGGCAACATCTGCCACGAGCAGAAGCTGGTCTCCGGCCTCGGCGTGACCGACGAGGTCCGCGCGACGGCGGACGTCGTCGTCAGCGGCGACTACGAGGTCGGCATGCAGGACCAGGCCTTCCTCGGCCCCGAGTCCGGTCTCGCCGTGCCCGCCGAGGACGGCGGCGTCGACCTGTACATCGCCACCCAGTGGCTGCACGTCGACCGTCAGCAGATGGCCCCGGTGCTCGACCTGCCCGAGGAGAAGGTCCGGCTCACGCTGGCCGGTGTCGGCGGCGCCTTCGGCGGCCGCGAGGACCTGTCGATGCAGATCCACGCCTGCCTGCTGGCCCTGCACACCGGCAAGCCCGTCAAGATCGTCTACTCCCGCGACGAGTCCTTCTTCGGCCACGTGCACCGCCACCCGGCCAGGATGCACTACGAACACGGCGCCACCCGCGACGGCAAGCTCGTCTACGCCGACTGCCGGATCGTGCTGGACGGCGGCGCGTACGCCTCCGCCTCGCCGGCCGTCGTCGGCAACGCGGCCTCGCTCGGCCACGGCCCGTACGTGATCCCGAACGTGAGGATGCACGCCATCGCGCTCTACAGCAACAACCCGTCCTGCGGGGCGATGCGCGGCTTCGGCGCGGTGCAGGCGGCGTTCGGCTACGAGTCGCAGATGGACAAGCTGGCCGCCGCACTCGGCATGGACCCGGTGGAGCTGCGGCAGCTCAACGCCATGTCCGAGGGCGACTTCATGCCCACCGGCCAGCAGATCGACGCGCCCGCCCCGGTCGCCGAACTGCTGCAGCGCGCCAAGGACATGCCGCTGCCGCCGCCGCTGGACACCGAGCACCTGGACGTGCGCCAGGTCCCCGGTGCGCTGTCCAACACCTCGCACGGCGAGGGCATCGTGCGCGGCGTCGGCTACTCGGTCGGCATCAAGAACGTCGGCTTCTCCGAGGGCTTCGACGACTACTCCACCGCCCGGGTGCGCCTGGAGGTGATCGGCGGCGAGCCGGTCGCCATGGTGCACACCGCGATGGCGGAGGTCGGCCAGGGCGGCGTCACCGTGCACGCCCAGATCGCCCGCACCGAGCTCGGCGTCGAGCAGGTCACCATCCACCCGGCCAACACCGAGGTGGGGTCGGCGGGTTCGACCTCCGCGTCCCGCCAGACCTACATGACCGGCGGCGCCGTCAAGCTCGCCGCCGAGGCCGTCAGGCGGGCGCTGATCGAGAAGGGCCGGCGCCGCTACGGCTGGACCCACGACGACATCACGCTGGTCGGCGGCAAGGTCGTCTCGGAGAGCGCCGGCACGCTCGTCCCCATGGTCGACCTGCTCGGCGACGAGGCCATCGACCTCACCCGCGAGCACCACCACCGCCCGACCCAGCCGTTCGACAAGGAGACCGGACAGGGCTTCGGCCACGTCCAGTACACCTTCTGCGCCAACCGCGCGGTGGTCGACGTCGACGTCGAACTCGGCCTGGTCAAGGTGGTCGAGCTGACCGCCGTCCAGGACGTCGGCAAGGCGCTCAACCCGCTCTCAGTCGTCGGCCAGATCCAGGGCGGCTGCACCCAGGCGCTCGGCCTCGCCGTGATGGAGGAGATCATCATCCGCGACGGGAAGGTGCGCAACGCGTCCTTCACCGACTACCTGATCCCCACCATCCTGGACACCCCGCCGATCCCGGTGGAGATCCTCGAACTGCCCGACCCCAACGCCCCGTACGGGCTGCGCGGGGTCGGCGAGGCCCCGACCGTCTCGGCGACGCCGTCGATCGTGGCCGCCATCCGCGACGCCACCGGCCTCGCGCTCACCCGGATCCCGGTCCGGCCCGAGCACCTGACCACCGAGAAGCCCGGGGCCTGA
- a CDS encoding FAD binding domain-containing protein, whose amino-acid sequence MEFLRPATWDEALAAKAEYPTALPIAGGTDVMVEMNFDVHRPSAILDLNRVTELTEWTNDGSVVRLGASVPYTRIIDELSGPLPGLALAAHTVGSPQIRNRGGVGGNLGAASPAGDSHPALLAAGRDVLVEAASVRGTRMIPVDEFYVGVKRNSLEADELIRAVHIPVADGPQQFSKIGTRNAMVIAVCAFGFALHPKNGTVGTGIGSAAPTPRRAVEAEEYLQGVLAERGLWESGELLGTEVIQRFGELVKAAASPIDDVRGTADYRRHALAVMARRTLTWTWNDYSKQIRSAA is encoded by the coding sequence ATGGAGTTCCTTCGGCCCGCCACCTGGGACGAGGCACTCGCGGCGAAGGCCGAGTACCCGACCGCGCTGCCCATCGCGGGCGGCACGGACGTCATGGTCGAGATGAACTTCGACGTGCACCGGCCATCCGCGATTCTCGACCTGAACCGCGTCACCGAGCTCACCGAGTGGACGAACGACGGCAGCGTCGTGCGGCTCGGCGCGTCGGTCCCCTACACCCGGATCATCGACGAGCTGTCCGGGCCGCTGCCCGGCCTGGCCCTGGCGGCGCACACCGTCGGCTCGCCGCAGATCCGCAACCGCGGCGGCGTCGGCGGCAACCTCGGTGCGGCGTCCCCGGCCGGCGACTCCCACCCGGCGCTGCTCGCGGCCGGCCGGGACGTCCTCGTCGAGGCGGCCTCGGTGCGCGGGACCCGGATGATCCCCGTCGACGAGTTCTACGTCGGCGTGAAGCGCAACAGCCTGGAGGCCGACGAGCTGATCCGGGCCGTGCACATCCCGGTGGCGGACGGCCCGCAGCAGTTCTCGAAGATCGGCACCCGCAACGCGATGGTGATCGCGGTCTGCGCCTTCGGGTTCGCCCTCCACCCGAAGAACGGCACCGTCGGCACCGGTATCGGTTCGGCCGCCCCCACCCCGCGCCGCGCCGTCGAGGCCGAGGAGTACCTGCAGGGCGTGCTCGCCGAGCGCGGCCTCTGGGAGTCCGGCGAGCTGCTGGGCACGGAAGTGATCCAGAGGTTCGGAGAGCTGGTGAAGGCCGCGGCGTCCCCGATCGACGACGTCCGGGGCACCGCCGACTACCGCCGGCACGCGCTGGCCGTGATGGCCCGCCGCACCCTCACCTGGACCTGGAACGACTACAGCAAGCAGATCAGGAGCGCGGCATGA